The genomic window GCCCGACCGTGAGGTCGAACCTCCATTGCTGCTGTTCTCTCGTGGACTCATAGACTCCGGTGTTTGTTGAAAAACCGGCGACGTGCAATCGACCTGGCCCAAGTGCCTGGTCGGAGCGGGCCGCCCCTTACCTGAATATTCCCTGCTACTAAAGATACCGGGGGCCAAGGGGCGCCCTCGAAGAACCAAGGATTCCGACCTGCAATTACGACGCTCCCCCCTTCAGGGCTGCGACAGTAAAGTGCCGGTGGACAACTTAAGGCTAGATAATCCCCCGACGACAGTCAAATCCTCCGTCACGGAGGGGCTGCCCTCAAGCAGCTACCCGCCGCGCAACCCGCGTAGAAGCGACTCAAAATCGTCGGGCAGCGGCGCCTCGATCGACAGCATAGATCCGGTCAGGGGATGGGCAAAGCCTATTTTTGCAGCGTGAAGCGCCTGCCTGGGCATGGCCGAAAGCAATTCGCGGGTGCGGGCCGACAAACAAAGCGAGGCCTGGTCACCCCGCGATCGCCCCCCGTACAAGGGGTCCCGGACCACCGGCCAGCCACTGGCCGCCATGTGCACCCTTATCTGGTGGGTCCTGCCGGTTTCGGGCATGACCTTGAGCAGGGTAAGCCCGTCAAAGCTTTCGAGCGGCTCGTAGCGAGTACTGGCCGGCCGCGAGTGCCTGGCTGCCTGGGACATCTTCTTGCGATCGCGCGGGTGTCGGCCGAGGGCCGCGTCGATGACCCCGGGCGACGTGACCACGCCCCTGACCAGGGCCAGGTACTGCTTACGTACGCTGCGACCACGGAACTGGGCCGATAAATGTTCATGGGCTTCCACCGTCCTGGCCACCAGCACCACCCCCGAGGTCTCCTTGTCCAGTCGATGCACGATGCCCGGGCGACCCCTGTCACCCGGCCAGCGCTCGTCGGGGTAACGATGCAA from Candidatus Binatota bacterium includes these protein-coding regions:
- a CDS encoding RluA family pseudouridine synthase; this encodes MKVHERHNGERLDRWLASSGQLGSRSQLQAAIREGRVDVDGRRARASLRLAGGETVTVAPGKPVDAEGLPTAEDLPLRILHEDECMLAVDKAAGMVVHPGAGNRQGTLVNALLHRYPDERWPGDRGRPGIVHRLDKETSGVVLVARTVEAHEHLSAQFRGRSVRKQYLALVRGVVTSPGVIDAALGRHPRDRKKMSQAARHSRPASTRYEPLESFDGLTLLKVMPETGRTHQIRVHMAASGWPVVRDPLYGGRSRGDQASLCLSARTRELLSAMPRQALHAAKIGFAHPLTGSMLSIEAPLPDDFESLLRGLRGG